AAGCTTTATTGTAATTATATCAAGCCCATAATCTGGCATTTCTGTGATTGTTGCTATTATCTTTGTTTCATATCCTGTAAGGTCATATGTTGTTGGGTTTATAGAATTTGTAAGATTAGAAATGGTTATGGTTGCAGTTGAAAATACAGGGCTTCCTTGAGAATCTTTGGGAAATATGGTTAATGTGAAGGTATTGTAAGTTGTAATGGTCTCTGGGCAGGAAAGTAAAAGAAAAGATAAAGAAGGTGGATAAATGAATTTTAGAATAAACTCATCCCAATTTGTATCTTTGGCAAATAAAAGGTTTTTTGGGGTATAGGTTCCCAAATAGCCATCGTCTTCTTTGGGAAAATAAATAGAAAGGCCAGAATAATTCTTTGAGTCTGTGGTATGGGAAGAAAAAAGAATAGGGGATGTAAGGCTTACCTCTAGCCTATTTGCAAAGTCAAAAAGGTCAATGTATGAAGGATCCCACCTAGTAAATATGACATTATTCCTTGCTGTGCTTATTTTGTCCCAATCATTGATTGAGGTAATGCTTCCCAAAGATAAGGCAAGGCTTCCTACCTTTAAAAGGTCAATGGAGGAAAGGGTTATTTCATCGCTACCTGGATATGAAGAAACATAGGTTTGGACAATGGTTTCTGCCAAAAGACTTGAGGTTGTGACAGAACCAATGCTAACTAATATTTTATCATATGCCCAACCATCATTTGGTTCTACATCTTCTGAGGCTACCATAATATTGCCACAATCCTTTATCTGATGTGCAACCTCTGCCATTGCCATAAGGCAGGCATCGAAGCCGATTAGGTTAATCTTTTCACAAGAAGAAAGGGTTTCCCTTAATTCCTTTAAAGAAAGGGAATCACCATCGCTTGTATCATCATAACATACACACTTTGGCTTTTTTTCTAATGCCTTTGTCTTCCAGCCACTTCCATGATCCCAAAGAATTAAGGCATAATTATTAGCCGGATATGAGCCTTTTGCCCAATTTATAAAATTTTTTAATGTATTTGGGTCTCCCATATTTGCTTCGCCTATATCATCAATAGCATTTTCTGGGTATGGCGTCATATCTTTTGTGATATAAAACCTTTTTGTCCCTGTCCAATTGCCATAATTTGAATCATAGTATGAAATACGGTCAAATTGGACAACAATGTTTACATTTTCATTTGAGCCAATACTTGACATTTCTAAAAAATCATCAATTGCTGCAGATTCTAGGTCATTATCAGCGTCAAGATAGACGATGAATGTCCAGGTTTTGGTTGAGATATTGAAATCAAGGCTTTTTTTGGCATTTATCCTTTTTCCAATCCTATATATTCCTCCAATATCATCACCACCTTCCTTAATTGCCCTCATTACCATATTGTTATTCCAGGATGGATTTTTTGAAAATAAAAGCCCTCCTAAACCGGCAACAAATGGTGATGCCATTGAGGTCCCATTCTTTTCATCGTAATAACCATAATTGGTTCTTACTGTACTATAAATCCTATCCCCAGGGGAAGCTACATCAACCCAATCGCCATAGTTGGAAAAACTTGCCTTTTGGTCATTTTGGTTGGTTGCGGAAACCGCCATAACATTATCATAGGCGGCAGGATAAAACATTGTAGCATTTCCCTTATTTCCCGCGGCTGCCACCAGCAATGTTCCCCTGCCATAAGCATAGTCGCAAGCTTCTTTAAGGGTTTGAGAAAAATCAGTATCCCCAAAGCTCATATTGATTACCTTTACTCCATTATAATCTGCCGCATATCTTATTGCCAAAGCAATATCAGGATCTTCGCCCTCGCCTTTATAATTAAAGCATTTTACCGCCAAGAGCTTGCAATCCCAGGCAATGCCTGCGGTGCCTGTGCCATTATTTGTCTCTGCCCCAGCAATCCCAGCCACATGTGTTCCATGGCTATGGCCTGTTAGAGAATAATCATGATCATCCATTGGGTCATTGTCATTATTGACAAAATCATAGCCCTTTATAACCTTGCCATTCAAATCAGAATGATTATAATCAATTCCTGTGTCTAAAATGGCAACGATAACAGAAGATGAGCCTTTTTCTATCTCCCAAGCAGAAGGTGCAGAAATCTTATTAAGCCCCCATTGTTGGTTAAAATAAGGGTCATTCGGGGTTATGCAGATCTTTCTTATATAATTCGGCTCTGCATAGACTACATTTGGGTCTTTAGAAAGTTCATAAACTACATCCTCAACAGACCTATTCTTAAATGTAAGCTTATATGTTTTGTCAAAGAGATACTTAGAAGAAAGGATACCAGAAATGCTTAAAGATGAAATATCCCTTCCTTTTTTAATCTTTACAAGAACCTCACCCTCTTTATAAGCAGAAAAAACAAGAAATGGGATAAGGAGAAATAAAAGAAGCCTTTTCACTAAAGAAGATCAAGGATGGAATATAATTTTGGCTCTTTATGGACAATAAATTTAGCTGCCCTAATAGCACCATAAGCAAAGACATCCCTTGAGGTTGCACGATGGGTAATTTCTATTCTCTCGCCACTACCACCAAATATAATTGTATGGTCTCCAACAACATCGCCTAACCTTATGCTCATTAAACCTATCTCATTGTCCTCTTTCTTTTTTTTGCCCTTTCTTCCATACACTGCTGCTTTTTCAATATCATATCCACGAGATTCTGCTAATATCTCATAGAGCCTTTTTGCTGTTCCAGAGGGAGAATCAAGCTTATGCTTATGGTGCGCCTCAATTATCTCAATGTCAAAAGAGGAAAGGAGCTTTGAAACCTGCGGTAAGAGCTTAAATATAACATTCATCCCAAAGCTCATATTAGATGAATAGAGAATAGGGATATACTTTGATGCGCTTTTCATATGTGCCATTTGATCCTTTGAAAGACCCGTTGTTCCAATAACAATTACCTTTTCATTCTCTTTTGCAATATCAATATGCTCCATCAGGGAATCAGGGCTTGTAAAATCAATTAAACAATCGCCTTTGTTTATAACATCTAACAGCTCATCAGAAATCTCGCATCCATAAAGATTGGTTCCTATCATTGGATGTTGTTTTTTCTCAACAAGACCAGCAATCTTTATTTGAGGGTCTTCCGATGCAAGCCTTGCAATGCTAGAGCCCATCCTTCCACAACACCCTAGAATAATTAACTTAATCATTTTACAATCCCGAGAGATAAAAGGACATCCTTTATCTTTTTAGATGTTTCCTCCTTTACCCTTACAAGGGGAAGCCTAACATTAGGATTCGGAATAAGCCCCATTATGAACAATGCTTCCTTGACAGGTGCTGGATTTGTTTCTAAAAACATCGCCTTGCACAAAGGAAGAAGCTTATAGTAAAGAGACCTTGCCCTTTGTATATCCTCCTCTACCTCCT
This region of bacterium genomic DNA includes:
- a CDS encoding S8 family serine peptidase — encoded protein: MKRLLLFLLIPFLVFSAYKEGEVLVKIKKGRDISSLSISGILSSKYLFDKTYKLTFKNRSVEDVVYELSKDPNVVYAEPNYIRKICITPNDPYFNQQWGLNKISAPSAWEIEKGSSSVIVAILDTGIDYNHSDLNGKVIKGYDFVNNDNDPMDDHDYSLTGHSHGTHVAGIAGAETNNGTGTAGIAWDCKLLAVKCFNYKGEGEDPDIALAIRYAADYNGVKVINMSFGDTDFSQTLKEACDYAYGRGTLLVAAAGNKGNATMFYPAAYDNVMAVSATNQNDQKASFSNYGDWVDVASPGDRIYSTVRTNYGYYDEKNGTSMASPFVAGLGGLLFSKNPSWNNNMVMRAIKEGGDDIGGIYRIGKRINAKKSLDFNISTKTWTFIVYLDADNDLESAAIDDFLEMSSIGSNENVNIVVQFDRISYYDSNYGNWTGTKRFYITKDMTPYPENAIDDIGEANMGDPNTLKNFINWAKGSYPANNYALILWDHGSGWKTKALEKKPKCVCYDDTSDGDSLSLKELRETLSSCEKINLIGFDACLMAMAEVAHQIKDCGNIMVASEDVEPNDGWAYDKILVSIGSVTTSSLLAETIVQTYVSSYPGSDEITLSSIDLLKVGSLALSLGSITSINDWDKISTARNNVIFTRWDPSYIDLFDFANRLEVSLTSPILFSSHTTDSKNYSGLSIYFPKEDDGYLGTYTPKNLLFAKDTNWDEFILKFIYPPSLSFLLLSCPETITTYNTFTLTIFPKDSQGSPVFSTATITISNLTNSINPTTYDLTGYETKIIATITEMPDYGLDIITIKLSSLIATASVNVFLNLSKQATISTNNVELLISPNTFEVPFKINIATSSETNVPKGIKPVMGWNIFASAPLKGTITAKFSYPEINGIVSGTIKERNLCIFQDGKEIPYFIDISSNAIIATITEHLSLFTIGGTPTYPEEITKPTVFPNPFIWHKHSFITFGDPNIVEKRLPQGGSIMIYNIAGEMIDELFTNPEDNGRKIWNPKEKKLASGVYIFVINKKARGKIGIVK
- the dapB gene encoding 4-hydroxy-tetrahydrodipicolinate reductase, producing MIKLIILGCCGRMGSSIARLASEDPQIKIAGLVEKKQHPMIGTNLYGCEISDELLDVINKGDCLIDFTSPDSLMEHIDIAKENEKVIVIGTTGLSKDQMAHMKSASKYIPILYSSNMSFGMNVIFKLLPQVSKLLSSFDIEIIEAHHKHKLDSPSGTAKRLYEILAESRGYDIEKAAVYGRKGKKKKEDNEIGLMSIRLGDVVGDHTIIFGGSGERIEITHRATSRDVFAYGAIRAAKFIVHKEPKLYSILDLL